From a single Francisella halioticida genomic region:
- a CDS encoding type IV pilin protein, whose amino-acid sequence MFKKKSFIKGFSLVELMVVIAIIAILASIAIPTYNNYILRNHRNEATSELLAASNAADNFEIRNGSFPSGNDINSFFHSNTQSQLYTLSYIGSGSSYTITATAQGTQAADTPCASIELEVDGAIVDRTPTACWD is encoded by the coding sequence ATGTTTAAAAAAAAGTCATTTATTAAAGGTTTTTCCTTAGTTGAATTGATGGTTGTAATAGCAATCATAGCTATTCTCGCATCTATTGCTATACCAACGTATAACAATTATATTTTAAGAAATCATCGTAATGAAGCAACATCTGAGTTATTAGCAGCATCAAATGCAGCGGATAACTTCGAAATTCGTAATGGCTCATTTCCATCTGGAAACGATATAAATTCTTTTTTTCACTCCAATACACAAAGTCAACTTTATACATTATCATATATTGGTTCAGGCTCAAGCTATACAATTACAGCAACAGCCCAAGGAACTCAAGCAGCAGATACTCCATGTGCAAGTATAGAACTTGAAGTTGATGGAGCTATTGTTGATAGAACCCCTACAGCTTGTTGGGACTAA
- a CDS encoding lysophospholipid acyltransferase family protein, whose amino-acid sequence MSSKNFKPKNWGIWLIISIMKGGSKLPLFTHKYIVLAIGFTIKPFLKNRNEIARENLKIAYPEKSDKEIKKLVKKSYYSMVLSGAETTAAWLLSKKRFNKIKFGWGEGSRERFEKYHSDPNKKLIILGFHFHCIEIIGRYMGKDFSPFTVMYQKNGNPLIEDLIKDYREKNIYKCLDSKSFISVIRNLKKGYTMWYAPDQDFGLESSGIENSVFAPFFGKLCATLTVTPWLAQKTGAVVVPAYYVREKCLKKYKIVTGEPLEFTGDAYKDAEITNKFLEDAIRKYPEQYLWQHRRYRTRPNGEPQIY is encoded by the coding sequence ATGAGCAGTAAAAATTTTAAACCTAAGAACTGGGGTATATGGCTTATAATTAGTATAATGAAGGGTGGTTCAAAATTGCCTCTATTTACTCATAAATACATTGTTCTAGCTATTGGATTTACTATTAAACCTTTTCTAAAAAATCGTAATGAAATTGCTCGAGAAAACCTTAAAATTGCTTACCCAGAAAAATCGGATAAGGAAATAAAAAAACTCGTTAAAAAAAGTTATTACTCAATGGTTCTCTCTGGAGCAGAAACTACTGCTGCTTGGCTTCTATCAAAAAAAAGGTTTAATAAAATAAAGTTTGGATGGGGTGAAGGTTCTAGAGAAAGGTTCGAGAAATATCATAGTGACCCTAATAAAAAATTAATTATATTAGGCTTTCACTTTCACTGTATTGAAATAATTGGAAGGTATATGGGCAAAGATTTTTCTCCTTTTACAGTTATGTACCAAAAAAATGGTAACCCTCTTATAGAAGATTTAATAAAAGATTATCGTGAAAAAAATATTTATAAATGTTTAGATAGTAAAAGCTTTATATCTGTTATTAGAAATCTAAAAAAAGGTTATACAATGTGGTATGCTCCAGACCAAGATTTTGGTTTAGAAAGCTCTGGAATTGAAAACTCAGTTTTTGCTCCATTTTTTGGCAAACTTTGTGCTACACTCACAGTAACCCCATGGCTTGCTCAGAAAACTGGTGCTGTTGTAGTTCCTGCATACTATGTAAGAGAAAAATGCTTGAAAAAATATAAAATTGTAACAGGTGAACCCCTGGAGTTTACAGGCGATGCTTATAAAGATGCAGAAATTACTAATAAGTTTCTTGAGGATGCTATTCGTAAATATCCAGAGCAGTATCTATGGCAACATCGTCGCTATAGAACAAGACCAAATGGCGAGCCACAAATTTACTAG